GTTCTTCACGTACAATTCTGTCGTAAAGGGGCTGGAAACTGAACCACCCACTGATACGTGACCCCACTTGGGTTTGTGTCAAACGGGCTGTTTCGTGTTTGATAATAGTAGGTCTACCCGCAGCTTCTGCCAGCAGTTGGGCTTGGCACGATCGCTCTAAACTAATGTACCAAAAGGCTGCTTCATCTACCGTCTGCCCCACAGTTAAAATGCTGTGGTTACGGAGAATTATGGCTTTCTTTGGTCCCAAAGTTTGCGCCAGTCGTTGACCTTCAGAAGTTTCTAAAACCACACCTGTGAAATCGTCAAACAGCGCATGATCTTCGTAAAAAGCACATGAATCTTGTGTCAAGGGATCAAGGAGACGACCTAAACTAGACCAGGCTTTACCATAAATTGAATGGGCGTGAGCCGCCGCGATGACATCAGGTCGAGCTTCATGAATTTGAGAATGGATGGCGAAAGCAGCTCGATTCACTTCAGCATCGCCTTTAACCACCTCACCTTCTTTGTTAACTAATATCAGGTCAGAAACTCGGATATGACCGAAGTATGTTCCTAGTGGATTAACCCAGAAATGGTCTGTAAACTCAGGATCGCGAGCCGTAATATGGCCTGCGATTCCTTCGCTGAAACCAAATTTACCAAATAGGCGAAAGGCTGCGGCTAGGCGTTGCTTGCGGTGCAGGCGTTCGTCTTCAACTCGCTCGAATACAGGGACTTGTGGTCTATTATACCTGGACATGTTTTTTTTCCTCTTCCTCTTTGCAGGGAGCGTTGGAATATCCAGAGCGAAAGGATTTGACGCTATGAGATTCTGGAATGAACTGGTGACGCAAGATACAACCAGCATCATTACCCAAAATATGAATAGATACAGATGCGCTCTGAGATGTAGTTTTGACGGCGTGGATATCACCGTCTGGGGGGAGAAGGCGGTAGATATCGCCTGGTTGAAGCGACCGCACTTCAGTTACTTGTAATTGTGCATGTCCTTCAGTATCGCCGTTATCTACACGGCGGTAGACTGTTTCTTCTTGATTGCCTTTGTATAAACCGATCAATCCCCAGGCTAAATGATCGTGGACGGGAGTCGTAGAACCTGGGGGAATCACCAAACTGAAGACTGACAGAGAACGATCTTTGGCGCGATAAAGTAGCCACTGACCTATACCACCACCCATCTTGCTTTCGGGATTAATTTGGGCAAATTTTTCAGGTAGCCATTGCTGTTGGGCAAGCAGCTCTTGAAAATAGGGCTCTAATCTAGCGAGAGTTTGTGTGCGATCGCCAGCAGTGATAGCGCTAATTTCACGAACTGTTGCTACAAAGGATCGTAGTTCCTGACTCTCAATAAACCATTGGTCTTCTGGCAATGGTTCCAAGATGGTGTCGTTTGTCATCTATATTCCTCGGTTTGGGAGGCGACTGTTAACTAATTTGTAATTCGTAATTAAATTAAGAATTACGTTAGCGTAGCGGGGCGTAGCCCATTAAGAATTACGAATTACGAATTATTTTAATACTAGGGTGAATTTTGAAGCCAAGTTGCTCAAGTTTTAAATTAGATAAAGACTCCTTCAAAATGATAGTAAAGGGATATCGCTGAAACACAGTAGCTTTACCTTGTGACAATAGCAGCCTAGCATGGCTGATGCGTACTGGATACAATGGTTCTTGGTTGGCATCGAGAATGAATACTTTAGTCATGCAATTTTGAAATAATCAAATTATTTACAGCAGTCTTCAAATATTTGAGACGAAGAATAGAGAGTAGTTAAATTACTTGAAAAGATTCTACATACCTACTTTGTAGGAAGGCGAAGCGCATCTGCGTTTCAAAACACTAAGATATTAATTAGGCAAAGCTGTACTAA
The Nostoc punctiforme PCC 73102 genome window above contains:
- a CDS encoding cysteine dioxygenase family protein; this translates as MTNDTILEPLPEDQWFIESQELRSFVATVREISAITAGDRTQTLARLEPYFQELLAQQQWLPEKFAQINPESKMGGGIGQWLLYRAKDRSLSVFSLVIPPGSTTPVHDHLAWGLIGLYKGNQEETVYRRVDNGDTEGHAQLQVTEVRSLQPGDIYRLLPPDGDIHAVKTTSQSASVSIHILGNDAGCILRHQFIPESHSVKSFRSGYSNAPCKEEEEKKHVQV
- a CDS encoding RRXRR domain-containing protein, encoding MTKVFILDANQEPLYPVRISHARLLLSQGKATVFQRYPFTIILKESLSNLKLEQLGFKIHPSIKIIRNS
- a CDS encoding class II aldolase/adducin family protein, whose amino-acid sequence is MSRYNRPQVPVFERVEDERLHRKQRLAAAFRLFGKFGFSEGIAGHITARDPEFTDHFWVNPLGTYFGHIRVSDLILVNKEGEVVKGDAEVNRAAFAIHSQIHEARPDVIAAAHAHSIYGKAWSSLGRLLDPLTQDSCAFYEDHALFDDFTGVVLETSEGQRLAQTLGPKKAIILRNHSILTVGQTVDEAAFWYISLERSCQAQLLAEAAGRPTIIKHETARLTQTQVGSRISGWFSFQPLYDRIVREEPDLLN